In a genomic window of Occallatibacter riparius:
- a CDS encoding c-type cytochrome, which produces MNVRACFASLACMAMCAALAGCNEGKTTREVAVGQLGNSAHGQQLIQSYGCGACHMIPGVHGARGKVGPPLMFFSERSMIAGELPNTPSNLKHWIQHPREVEPKTAMPELGVTQDEANDIAAYLYTLRGREGTSWID; this is translated from the coding sequence ATGAACGTACGCGCATGCTTCGCATCACTGGCCTGCATGGCGATGTGCGCCGCATTGGCCGGATGCAATGAAGGCAAGACAACGCGCGAGGTAGCAGTGGGGCAGCTTGGCAACTCTGCGCACGGACAGCAACTCATTCAGAGCTACGGCTGCGGCGCGTGCCACATGATTCCGGGCGTGCATGGTGCGCGAGGCAAGGTGGGGCCGCCGCTGATGTTCTTCTCTGAGCGCAGCATGATCGCCGGCGAGCTGCCCAACACGCCGTCTAATCTCAAGCACTGGATTCAACACCCACGAGAAGTTGAACCGAAGACAGCAATGCCTGAGCTGGGAGTTACGCAGGATGAAGCTAACGACATCGCTGCTTATCTCTACACCCTGAGAGGACGGGAAGGAACATCATGGATCGACTGA